From the Musa acuminata AAA Group cultivar baxijiao chromosome BXJ3-7, Cavendish_Baxijiao_AAA, whole genome shotgun sequence genome, one window contains:
- the LOC135642788 gene encoding cholesterol 22-monohydroxylase CYP90B52-like, translating into MSGFIIDELPLLLLPALVALFFYVNLVRWKRLKRLNLPPAGSGWPFIGDTFAYLKPHLATSTGLFMEQHVSRYGKIYRSNLFGEPTIVSADAGLNRFILQNEGKLFQCSYPKSIGGILGKWSMLVQVGEMHREMRMISLNFMSNVRLRSQLLPEVERHTLLVLRSWRENSPFSAQEEAKKFTFNLMAKNIMSMDPCEPETEKLRLEYITFMKGVVSAPLNFPGTPYWKALRSRSNILRVIEQKMEQRIQEKSERQGGAEDLLGWSLKESNLSKEQILDLLLSLLFAGHETSSMALALVIFFLESCPKAVRQLREEHSEIDRKKQRGEAGLNWEDYKQMEFTRCVINETLRLGNVVRFVHRKVLQDLQYKGYDIPCGWKILPVFAAVHLDSSVYDHPHQFNPWRWQNNSSSVTAATNNFMAYGGGPRLCAGSELAKLEMAVFLHHLVLRYRWELAEPDQAFAFPFVEFRKGLPIKVYSIHDSPM; encoded by the exons ATGTCCGGGTTCATAATAGACGAGCTCCCCCTCCTCCTTCTTCCTGCTCTGGTAGCCCTCTTCTTCTACGTCAACCTCGTCAGATGGAAGAGGCTGAAGAGGTTGAACCTCCCACCTGCCGGTAGCGGTTGGCCTTTCATCGGCGACACCTTCGCATACCTCAAGCCTCATCTGGCCACCTCCACTGGCCTGTTCATGGAGCAACACGTCTCCAG GTACGGGAAGATCTATCGGTCTAATCTCTTCGGTGAGCCGACCATAGTCTCAGCCGACGCGGGCTTGAACCGCTTCATACTTCAGAACGAAGGGAAGCTGTTCCAGTGCAGTTACCCGAAGAGCATCGGAGGAATTCTCGGGAAGTGGTCGATGCTGGTTCAGGTGGGAGAAATGCACAGGGAGATGCGGATGATCTCTCTCAACTTCATGAGCAACGTGAGGCTCCGGTCGCAACTCTTGCCGGAGGTGGAGCGCCACACGCTGCTTGTGCTGCGGTCTTGGAGGGAGAATTCTCCTTTCTCTGCTCAGGAAGAAGCTAAGAAG TTCACCTTCAATTTGATGGCCAAGAACATCATGAGCATGGACCCATGTGAACCTGAGACCGAGAAGCTGAGGCTGGAGTACATAACCTTCATGAAGGGTGTAGTATCAGCCCCTCTAAACTTCCCCGGAACTCCATACTGGAAGGCCTTAAGG TCACGGTCAAACATCCTGAGGGTCATCGAGCAAAAGATGGAGCAGAGGATCCAGGAGAAGAGCGAGAGACAAGGAGGAGCAGAGGATCTCCTTGGATGGTCTTTAAAGGAGTCAAACCTGTCCAAAGAACAGATCCTCGATCTCTTGCTGAGCTTGCTCTTTGCTGGCCATGAGACCTCATCGATGGCCTTGGCTTTAGTTATCTTTTTCCTCGAAAGCTGCCCGAAAGCTGTTCGACAACTGCGG GAAGAGCACAGCGAGATCGACCGAAAGAAGCAACGAGGAGAGGCTGGTCTAAACTGGGAAGACTACAAGCAAATGGAGTTCACCCGATGC GTTATAAACGAGACCCTGCGGCTTGGCAACGTTGTAAGGTTCGTGCACAGAAAGGTTCTACAGGATTTGCAGTACAAAG GATACGACATCCCCTGCGGATGGAAAATTCTTCCGGTGTTTGCTGCGGTTCACTTGGACTCTTCTGTTTATGATCATCCTCATCAATTCAACCCATGGAGGTGGCAG AACAACTCCTCCAGCGTGACGGCGGCGACGAACAACTTCATGGCTTACGGCGGTGGCCCCCGTCTCTGCGCGGGCTCCGAGCTCGCCAAGCTCGAGATGGCGGTCTTCTTGCACCACCTCGTACTGCGCTACAGGTGGGAGTTAGCCGAGCCGGATCAAGCGTTCGCGTTCCCCTTCGTGGAGTTCCGAAAGGGACTCCCCATAAAAGTCTACTCCATACATGACAGTCCTATGTGA